In Toxotes jaculatrix isolate fToxJac2 chromosome 11, fToxJac2.pri, whole genome shotgun sequence, a single genomic region encodes these proteins:
- the si:dkeyp-121d4.3 gene encoding uncharacterized protein si:dkeyp-121d4.3 isoform X4 translates to MGRGKGPTRGRHPMGPPGEDGPPFDMGPPGWGPHPHGGWGPPPPDGWAPPPGGWGPPPHEEWDPRGPPPPDWGPRGLPPPGWGPPHPDDWLPPPEDWGPHPDDWRLHPDDWRPPREHWRPPPEDWGPDKPLPPPGWGHPGWSPEGPPEPWGPEPGPPGPGPPGPVPPVLPLGMPPPVGIPPPDPAAYGPVSMPPVPPPSCAPPFGFPAYPPPGWTVEPVVEEPMPNPPPDQPEWIKALISAPATESTPADSKKSTEEPAVTKPPAADPTSAPKPKPKLEAGKTAKALGLLGKRTFDKPPPGRSTGIISFIGPTFGYIEREDLEKFTFSFDAFFGNPKAMTPGVRVHFTACKEKQNNLIATDVKVAPGGTENVDTEIYEAVVSQPITEPQPGERQYPGQVHVTVGPLRTNLTFDRKDSTVTLLKNDQVLINLLTDIVTEKRRATNIKPKIPATFSHTKETREKGVIISLKDGEGIIRSDKHFELPFDIKENFSDVEFTAEDINEEVEFTVITLKTGKQAIRIRRVKEPLLLTLCTAAATGEESEAENTNSDSDGDSSKSLRGKANAKVGPNMKLDTELYEGIVSQPIIEPTPSMPGYPGQIHANIGPVRTNVTFDHRDCGVTLLKNDHVLINLLVDMVTRKRRAANIKPKIPFTFSYTKEKRELGVITYLGAEEGIINSEEHGELPFDVCENFSDTEFNAGDIHKEVEFTTALVKSKKRAIRLRRTKRIEDKILEEQKRREEEEKRKKHEEEERRKQGEEERKRREEEEEREKEAEKKKKEEVAAALAAAKDKWTPLGFKIRDPSTLDDISKERFEGTVLKAISRNPRKEIKKEPQENEEEWGGGGVSVDGKTRLTQVKIKLEKMDEDEKQKTEGREGKMEVKKEKEDEVEVKKDQPAVAGGGAKPDPEMGRLVMTVDGHQKQLPFGPSDLLTTATMLDGDKVRFNIATHRETKEERATYVEIVPDSFEESTEQRRHGIVIEFSDDSGLIKCSQNPQLFFHMSEVIEKKKLELNEKVEFSIVPHETAEGGTQAIRIKRYTENIFLPVRKLGGVGANKGKMTIKLTKASEDTEKGKPETDKLKVVVKNLRAQDSKTSAGKRDHSSSSTWRKHGRSRSRSRSHSRSRARSRSRSRSRSPPRDQFGRIIKRRRSTSIDQDHKSSRYRRSRERSRRCARSRTNSRSRSQSRSKSSSRSRSRSRERSKDRAGKRRSRISRDREDSHRRRRDLSPPLRRGGVMDDELARKKRELEELNEMIAYKKSLVDMDPRGLDPGQRTCIDYDHGRITVPLTEYKPVRSILKKRPDGPEYHHHPPQPYDDPYYDRPYGPYQDRRYGDRYSDLYTSRPYADHPYGDRPYTDHPYESRLYSEPPYGGSPSASHRYTDRYDVYDEPYDDRYYDPAYSDQPYSDLYRPVKQSHSPEPHGPSPSPQSTTSTQPSSTHTAATSSSQTPFRPPSPTEPPPRSPSPKLKNTTPHQSPPPEKPPLDRFLDMLNKKVDAEKKSESVHVNDDLLPHERALQDGGGFSRIVGLAQEQPSSSQALEAERKQLSPKRSSVERTSDEPKSKTEPYDKIQSLLRTIGLKLSTGDMSKLASRAQEKIYSPKSSSTERETLSSPREELRTSRTGSVESDHIHSPSPVRSSSLEPLSRHKAVSEYEGFLDQQELEVLKKAQQLHNLTKTMGSTLHNSPPIPPVGSPSAQYQHPLPPVNWPLGVNAQMSTDHSSTSTNMGTLATGQPPQRFGFPPGPPPGPPPRHPGQPPFAPPSNHSVLPFIGQPHTSPSPDSRSPPQPLTTATGAQTPSPSSTPATSGPANNSQSAISTTVARCLKVIETVKSLAVQPPAKTVKSVQFSLPTESPSASCPQASETDDDIKTKQKEKLDLYNQRILEKREQQFQEMLVRKKQGERNKEGTVISPGSSKDGAQEDSRTWQLK, encoded by the exons ATGGGACGAGGGAAGGGACCGACGAGGGGCCGTCACCCCATGGGACCGCCGGGCGAAGACGGACCTCCGTTCGACATGGGTCCGCCAGGCTGGGGCCCTCATCCGCATGGAGGCTGGGGACCACCGCCCCCTGATGGATGGGCTCCGCCGCCAGGAGGATGGGGTCCTCCGCCCCATGAAGAATGGGACCCGAGAGGGCCTCCACCTCCCGACTGGGGACCAAGAGGACTGCCGCCCCCGGGGTGGGGTCCTCCGCATCCCGATGACTGGTTGCCTCCCCCAGAAGACTGGGGTCCACACCCCGACGACTGGAGACTTCATCCCGACGACTGGCGACCGCCTCGCGAGCACTGGAGACCTCCTCCAGAGGACTGGGGACCCGACAAGCCTCTCCCACCTCCTGGCTGGGGACATCCGGGCTGGAGTCCCGAAGGTCCCCCTGAGCCGTGGGGACCCGAGCCTGGGCCGCCTGGACCTGGTCCACCCGGACCTGTGCCACCTGTACTGCCTCTGGGCATGCCCCCTCCTGTTGGGATTCCTCCTCCGGACCCTGCAGCCTATGGGCCGGTATCCATGCCTCCTGTCCCCCCTCCAAGCTGTGCCCCTCCGTTCGGGTTCCCGGCTTACCCCCCTCCTGGCTGGACAGTAGAG cctGTTGTGGAGGAGCCGATGCCCAACCCGCCGCCGGACCAGCCCGAGTGG ATCAAAGCTCTGATTTCAGCTCCGGCCACTGAGTCGACTCCAGCTGACTCTAAGAAATCCACAGAGGAGCCTGCTGTCACCAAACCACCTGCTGCTGACCCCACCTCCGCCCCGAAACCCAAACCCAAACTTGAGGCTGGCAAGACTGCCAAAGCCCTCGGCCTGCTGGGAAAACGCACGTTTGATAA GCCTCCTCCAGGCAGGTCCACCGGGATCATCTCCTTCATCGGG CCGACGTTCGGCTACATTGAGAGAGAAGACCTGGAGAAGTTCACCTTCAGCTTCGACGCCTTCTTCGGAAACCCCAAAGCCATGACACCCGGGGTCAGAGTTCACTTCACCGCCTGCAAGGAGAAG CAGAACAATCTGATAGCAACGGATGTGAAAGTGGCTCCAGGTGGAACGGAGAACGTGGACACAGAGATCTATGAGGCGGTGGTCAGTCAGCCCATTACGGAGCCTCAG CCCGGCGAACGTCAGTATCCCGGGCAGGTTCACGTGACCGTCGGGCCTCTGAGGACCAACCTGACGTTTGACAGGAAGGACAGCACGGTGACGCTGCTGAAGAACGACCAGGTTCTGATCAACCTCCTGACCGACATCgtcacagagaagagaagagcaaCCAACATCAAACCCAAAATCCCGGCAACCTTCAGCCACACCAAGGAGACCAGGGAGAAG GGCGTCATCATCAGCCTGAAAGACGGCGAAGGCATCATCAGATCAGACAAACACTTTGAGCTTCCCTTCGACATCAAAGAAAACTTCAGCGATGTGGAGTTCACTGCCGAGGACATCAACGAGGAGGTGGAGTTCACCGTCATCACG TTGAAAACAGGGAAGCAGGCGATCAGGATCCGGCGGGTGAAGGAGCCGCTCCTCCTGACACTTTGCACTGCCGCCGCCACCGGCGAGGAGTCCGAGGCCGAAAACACCAACAGCGACAGTGACGGAGACTCTTCCAAGTCTCTCAGAGGGAAGGCCAACGCCAAGGTGGGGCCCAACATGAAGCTGGACACGGAGCTGTACGAGGGCATCGTCAGCCAGCCGATCATCGAACCCACG CCCTCCATGCCGGGATACCCGGGGCAGATCCACGCCAACATCGGTCCCGTCAGGACCAacgtgacctttgaccaccgGGACTGCGGCGTGACGCTGCTCAAGAACGACCACGTGCTGATCAACCTGCTGGTCGACATGGTAACCAGGAAGAGGAGGGCTGCAAACATCAAACCCAAAATCCCCTTCACCTTCAGCTACaccaaagagaagagagagctg GGCGTCATCACCTACTTGGGTGCAGAGGAAGGCATCATCAACTCGGAGGAGCACGGCGAGCTTCCCTTTGACGTTTGTGAGAACTTCAGTGACACCGAGTTCAACGCCGGCGATATCCACAAGGAGGTGGAATTCACCACTGCCCTG gtgaaATCAAAGAAGAGAGCGATCAGGCTGAGGAGGACAAAAAGGATTGAGGACAAAATCCTGGAGGAGCAGAAGagacgggaggaggaggagaagaggaagaaacacgaggaggaggaaaggaggaaacaaggggaggaggagaggaagaggagggaggaggaggaggagcgagagaaagaggcagagaagaagaagaaggaggaggtggcCGCAGCGCTGGCAGCCGCCAAAGACAAG TGGACTCCGCTCggcttcaaaataagagacCCCAGCACGCTGGACGACATCAGCAAGGAGCGATTCGAAGGCACCGTCCTCAAAGCCATTTCCAGAAATCCACGGAAAGAGATCAAGAAGGAGCCGCAGGAGAACgaggaggagtggggggggggaggagtCTCTGTGGACGGAAAGACGCGCCTCACACAG gtcaaaataaaattggAGAAAATGGATGAAGACGAGAAGCAGAAGACAGAAGGACgagagggaaagatggaggtgaaaaaggagaaggaggatgaGGTGGAGGTGAAGAAGGACCAGCCGGCTGTAGCTGGAGGAGGAGCCAAACCAGACCCAGAAATGGGTCGACTGGTGATGACCGTAGACGGTCATCAGAAACAGCTTCCCTTCGGTCCCAGCGACCTGCTGACGACCGCCACCATGCTGGACGGAGACAAG GTGCGTTTCAACATTGCCACCCATCGGgagaccaaagaggagcgggCCACCTACGTGGAAATTGTGCCCGACTCCTTCGAGGAGTCTACTGAACAACGCCGACAT GGCATCGTAATCGAGTTCTCGGACGACTCAGGACTCATCAAGTGCTCTCAAAACCCCCAGCTCTTCTTCCACATGTCAGAGGTGATCGAGAAGAAGAAACTGGAGCTGAACGAGAAGGTGGAGTTCAGCATCGTCCCA CATGAAACGGCAGAGGGAGGGACCCAGGCCATCAGGATAAAACGTTACACTGAGAACATTTTCCTCCCCGTCCGGAAACTCGGCGGTGTCGGGGCGAACAAAGGAAAG ATGACCATCAAGCTGACTAAAGCTTCAGAGGACACTGA GAAGGGGAAACCAGAGACTgacaagctgaaggtggtggtgaAAAATCTTAGAGCACAGGACAGCAAGACCAGTGCTGGCAAGAGGGATCACAGTTCCAGTTCCACTTGGCGTAAACATGGCcgcagcaggagcaggagcaggagtcATAGTAGGAGCAGGGCTAGGAGTAGGAGTAGAAGTAGGAGCAGGAGTCCGCCCAGAGACCAGTTTGGGCGTATCATTAAAAGGAGACGCAGCACCAGCATTGACCAGGACCATAAAAGCAGCAGGTATAGGCGAAGCCGAGAGAGGTCACGCAGGTGCGCCAGAAGTCGAACCAACAGCCGCAGCAGGAGTCAGTCCCGAAGCAAGAGCTCCAGCAGGAGCCGCAGCAGGAGCCGGGAAAGGAGCAAAGACAGGGCCGgcaagaggaggagcagaatcAGCAGAGACCGTGAAGACAgtcacaggaggaggagggacctGAGCCCTCCTCTCAGGCGTGGTGGCGTGATGGATGACGAGCTGGCGAGGAAGAAgcgggagctggaggagctgaacGAGATGATTGCCTATAAAAAGTCACTGGTGGACATGGACCCTAGAGGACTTGATCCTGGACAGAGGACCTGCATAGACTACGACCATGGCAGGATCACTGTGCCACTCACTGAGTACAAACCAGTCCGGTCCATCCTGAAGAAACGACCCGACGGACCTGAGTACCACCATCATCCACCTCAACCCTATGATGATCCTTATTATGACCGGCCATACGGTCCTTACCAAGATCGGCGGTACGGTGACCGCTACAGTGATCTGTACACCAGCCGTCCCTACGCTGATCACCCTTATGGTGACCGTCCTTACACCGACCACCCTTATGAAAGTCGTCTGTACAGTGAACCTCCCTATGGTGGTTCTCCATCTGCCAGCCACCGTTACACTGATCGCTATGATGTTTATGATGAACCCTATGACGATCGCTACTATGACCCAGCATACTCGGACCAACCTTACAGCGATTTGTATCGCCCTGTAAAACAGAGCCATTCTCCCGAACCCCATGGTCCTTCACCTTCTCCACAGTCAACTACCTCCACCCAACCTTCGTCGACACATACTGCTGCCACTTCATCTTCCCAAACCCCTTTCAGACCTCCTTCTCCCACAGAACCGCCTCCTAGAAGCCCTTCTCCCAAACTGAAGAACACAACACCACATCAGTCACCTCCACCTGAGAAACCACCCCTCGACCGTTTCCTTGATATGCTTAATAAAAAGGTTGATGCTGAAAAGAAATCAGAATcggttcatgttaatgatgaccTTCTGCCTCATGAGCGGGCACTTCAGGATGGCGGGGGTTTCTCTCGGATTGTTGGATTAGCTCAAGAGCAGCCTAGCAGCAGTCAAGCTCTAGAAGCAGAAAGGAAACAACTAAGCCCTAAACGGTCTTCAGTAGAGAGAACAAGCGATGAACCAAAGAGCAAGACGGAACCCTACGACAAGATCCAGAGTCTACTCCGTACGATTGGCCTGAAGCTGAGTACAGGAGATATGTCCAAACTGGCAAGCCGAGCCCAAGAGAAAATCTACAGCCCTAAGTCTTCCTCTACAGAAAGAGAGACTCTCTCATCCCCAAGAGAAGAACTGCGAACCAGTAGAACAGGTTCTGTTGAATCTGATCACATCCATTCTCCCTCTCCTGTCAGGTCCTCCAGTTTGGAGCCGCTCAGCAGACATAAAGCTGTCTCAGAGTATGAAGGATTCCTGGATCAGCAGGAATTAGAGGTGCTGAAGAAGGCGCAACAACTGCATAATCTTACCAAAACAATGGGGAGTACCCTTCATAACAGTCCTCCGATACCACCTGTTGGGTCCCCATCGGCTCAGTACCAACATCCACTTCCCCCTGTCAACTGGCCACTTGGAGTCAACGCTCAGATGTCCACAGACCACAGCTCCACAAGCACCAACATGGGCACTCTAGCAACTGGTCAGCCACCTCAGAGATTTGGATTTCCTCCGGGACCTCCACCTGGACCACCTCCACGGCA